A stretch of DNA from Oryza brachyantha chromosome 4, ObraRS2, whole genome shotgun sequence:
ATTTACACACATACCTGTGTGAACAGCACCACCTTTCTGAAGTTCTGATGTGGCCAAGTTATAGAACAACTTGTCTTTTACAACAACACCTTTTCCAGCAATAGCCCAATTAAGACCATATGAAACTTGCTGGTCTTCTCTGTGCAGCAAAGAGTATATTAAAGATGTTCATATGTCAATTGTTTGTAACGGTTGGTCCAATTTGAATGAACAGAATATTAGAACTTGATAAAGATGAAATAACACAATATAAGCAAGTTACAGTACGAAtcacattataaatttgtgttTTGGGTTAAAAATGGGATTTCATAAGCATAACAAACATAGATATGATGAGAAGTGTATGGTTTGGCCAGGCTTACCTCGACAGGGCAATAGTCTCTCATTGTTTCGATGGTAAGCGCACCGGAACTGCACATttcataagccaaaatttagacTCCCCAATGTACAGTTGCATTTATAACAATCACAAATATAGAACAAATGCAAGTGGAAAACAATCGCAATATTTCGCATCACCGAACAAAAACCCTGCATCTCACACGGAATCCCCATAAACAAATACAATAGAAGTCGACACTTTCGACCAGCTCTTCGATGACACAACGACGTATCACATAAGCACAAACCCCAGAGCTGACTCTTCCAAATCAGCTATGGAATTAGAGCTCCTTCTCTAACTATCTGTTCCGAATCAAAGTCACAGCGTTCGGGATCCTTGCGTTTCGGCACACGGCCGCCAAACCACTACCGATTCCGAAACTCATCAGACTAGTAGTACCGTCGCCCCGAACAAACCGCAGGATTCGTGAACCgcagcacgcgcgcgcgcacacacacacgacGAGACGAGCAGTACGGAAGCTAGGCTCACCTGCCGAAGGATCGCCGCCGGTGCGGAcactgcagcggcggcgcggcggagagggCCCAGCATGTGCTTCGCGTTCCGGCCCGGCGGCTTCGTCCTCGCCCTGCCGCCTGCTCCTCCCACGAGCTCACGGCGGAGACTGGCGATGCCTTCGCACCGGCCCAGTTAGATCTAGCCCATTCACTGGCTAAATCGGATGGGCTTCGATATTTGTAAGCTGGTCATATAATGGGCTGTAAGCCCGGAATTTCATTGAAAATGGTTGGGCCGTACTGTTTGTTTGTACAGTTTGGCCCATTATGTTAAGCCATCTAGTATGAGTTGATGACTAATGGCCTAGTGGGCCTTATTTAACGGGTCTCCGATAACAATACTGATTGTCGCGTTTTCCTTTCaggtttgaaatttgaatacgCACCAAATTTATCATTGTTACAAAAATTAGAAAGTGTGCCACGAAAACAACATGATCATCAGAAAGCGAGACGCAGAAACTGGCATAAAAacagtactacctccgtcccaaaataagattatttttcagtttttagatataatgttttgactctatgtcttatttgaaatttttttgcgattaatatttttattattactagatgataaaatatgaatattattttatacgtgactatttttttaagtttttgtataaattttttaaataagacgaatggtcaaagtaTTGGgtatagaaattaaaaaataaagttattatggatcGGAGGGAGAACCAATTATCATACGCATCATAATTCACAGGCAGAGTAAAGCGTAAGACGTGAAGCGGCACGGCACAGAGACGGGCTGTGACTTGTGATTGAACCACTGAATATGGATTGAATGAATCTGATCAATATATACAGGGATCAGATCAGTTGCTTgtcccatctaaacaacactACTTGCTTTAATGCTTACACATCAAGGCTAAGCTTTTGCCTGATGGGCATTGTGCCTCCCAGTTCCATAACGCGGGTGGCTAACCACTTCCATAAATGTTTTGATGGCAACCCAGGCAGGCCTCCGGTAATGGGGAGGGGTCACGGAAGACCTTCTGGGGTTGGAGGGTCCTGTCATGATGTGTGCAAACCATATGTGTTGTCAGGCCTTTGTTGCTCGTTCTCCTGAAGCAACCCTGCCTGCATGCTGGATCTTCACATGTACAGGTGAAGCGATCCGGGTTGACGCTTCGTTGATCATGAGGCGGCTACGGTgatttcttgtgttttttcttgtgCCTCATCCTTGCCCAACAATGCTGGTGTTACTGAAACAACCCCGATCAAGAACAGCAACGCGATCGATTGGGTGTCATACAGGTCACTCAGCGATGTTAGCTCTCCTAGAGCAATCCCAGCCTGGATGGAAGAAGAAACAATGAACAGGGTTACAAAGAGTAGGTGTTGCACAAAATAGAATGGCAAAAGATGGTAGGAACTTACCCTCACAGTCACATAGGCAGCTGGAATGAGACCGATGAGAGTAGCCAGTAAGAATATATGGTAGGGAACATCTACTATGGGTGATGCTAAGTTGATGAAGGTGTTTGGCAAAGTTGGGGTGACCCTGAGAAAGAGCATGTAATTCAACAgcctttctcttcttttggCAACCTGGAAAGCAACAAAAGTTACATCTTTTCAGTAATGAACTTATGTCCTTGAGGATCTTGAATCAGATAGCCGAAACAAAGAGACGAGCAATCAGAATAATTGAGTCGATGCCAACCTGCTTCTGGAAGAACATGAGCTTATCTGGCCACAGTGAGAATACCAATGGCTTTCCAATTAGCTTTGACAGGAAAAAGCACGAAGAAGCACCAGCCGAGGCCGCAAAGACCACAAGGGCCAGGCCTCGGAGTTGCCCAAACAGCGCACCAGCAAGCAATGACATGAATATTGTTCCTGGGATCATAAAGGTCTGCATGAAGATGTACACAGAACAGTAACCCACCAACACCTGTATGGTGTAGTCACTGGTATAGTTCTCAAGATGGCCACTGCAAAGAGAACATTTTGTAGTTAGAAACCAAGGGCCATATACATTCTTAGCAGTAGGCCAGTAGCCATTGGACTATTCCTATGCACATAACTGAACTTCATCTATAGCTtaacaaaataactaataatagCAACTGGTCCACAACGCAATCCACATGACATAACAGTAGCGAACGGATAGCTAGCATCACACACATAGTGCTGATCAAATGTATATTGTCCAATTTAGGAGCATGGAACATGCAGGGACTGAGTCCAAAGCATACAGCAATAATAGCTGGCAAGAAAGTGACAAGgtaattagagaaaaaaaaattgagggaTTTCTTACTCCAACAACAACCAAATGtgttaaattacttttattgaGTTAATCATGGAGATACGACGTTTGATAGTATTATAAAACCAGGTTTCAAACTTATAATATATCAAAACACGCCTTAATCACGCAAACATTCAAGGTATAGCACACGTTTGATTTTGCAGCGTTCTTAcattcataaattttaagtGCAGTTTGAAATGGTCAGCAAAAAGGGACAGGTTAGGCTCCCCAGATTCATGAAAGCCGCAGCTTGCAAATTACTTTTCACCAGATCCATGATCTACCTCTTGCATAGAAACAAATAATTCCCCGCAGACAATGAGATGAACGTTAATTTACTTTCGAAATCAATAGACAGCTGACACTAATTCCCTCTAATTTTTCACAAATCAACTATTCCATTCCCACAAACTGTGATCCACAGAAAACGAGTGACTTGAAATCGCACccaaaaaaacagaacaaaaTTCTTGCAAAGCTTAAATGGCGTAAGAACTGAATCTGCGTATTACTCTTCGGTTGATCCATCAAAACGGATGCTCATTAAGACAAAAATCATGTCTTCGTAACCCAAGGGGACAATTCACATGCAGGGATTAATTGATTggtaaacataaaaatcacGACACGAAACAAAGGAAGAAACTTTGACCTATGATAGCCACAAAAAAACTGGAGCTTTCGTGAACGAAACTAACCGAAACACCAACTGAGAAACGAAACGAGGGAGGCAAGGATGATTACGTGAGTATTTGGAGCTCCTCGAGGTTGCGCGGCAACTTGAGGAAGCTGTAGTCGGAGTCCGGCATGGACAGGTAGACTCCGACGAGCCCggtggcgaaggcggcggcgaccccaGCGCCTAGCGCTGCCTCCCACACCGGGaacctctcctccctccccatctcctccgcctccgcctccttccCCCTTCAAAAAATCCGGGGTCCGGGCGAGGAggtgaggaagaagaagaagagagagagagatggagttTGAGAAGAGGAAGATGAGAGCTTTCTTTGGctccctctttctcttccCTTCCCTCTTTCCCTTTCTTCCTCGGTTGCTTTTCTTGGTGAGTTTAtatgggaggagagagaggttCGAATATTCTCTCTCTCcgttttttgtttattttgccCCTACCCTTTTCTTGTGCAAACGTTGTTGTTTTGCTGTTTTCTTGGCGTTGGTGCAAAGATAAACGTGCTTTTGGCCAGGATTTGTTTGGTCCGTAGGATTTTGGGAAACTTCAAATCAAGACAAATTTTTACTTGCTAGATTAGTcactcttatatatatttgatgtgTTTCTTCAATGACAAATTTTTACTTGCTAGATTAGTCCTTTTACCTGATTGATGCGTTTCTcgactgaattttttttggagaacTTTTAATAGTTTCCCTACAACAATTCAACAAACAGACATGTACAACACTGAATAAACTGTGGTAGTAATAGAAAAGATCAAATGGCTGACGTGACGTTTAatctaaaaattgaaaactgCAAACACGCTGTTCAGTCAGTTTGCTTTCTTCGTCAGCCAGACAAAAAATAGAGAGTTGTGCTTATTTTAGTCGTGTTCATTTGTTTATCCGTCTGTGGCGTCTTAACAACTTTGTGATTAGTGCGTAGATTGGTACAAGTGGTCGGTCACATCGGCACATCGCCATTGTTAACCCCTGCACGGCTGTGTGTGGCTATGGTCGCCAACTCGCCGTTTTGCTGGCCACCAttaccagcagcagcagcatcaaagAGAGCGGCCGCATTcgctttttatttttctttttctgcgtACGCTTTTCGAAGATAAACAATATGTTTTCCATAAAAATCAATGtttgaaagttgttttaaa
This window harbors:
- the LOC102700423 gene encoding uncharacterized membrane protein At4g09580-like → MGREERFPVWEAALGAGVAAAFATGLVGVYLSMPDSDYSFLKLPRNLEELQILTGHLENYTSDYTIQVLVGYCSVYIFMQTFMIPGTIFMSLLAGALFGQLRGLALVVFAASAGASSCFFLSKLIGKPLVFSLWPDKLMFFQKQVAKRRERLLNYMLFLRVTPTLPNTFINLASPIVDVPYHIFLLATLIGLIPAAYVTVRAGIALGELTSLSDLYDTQSIALLFLIGVVSVTPALLGKDEAQEKTQEITVAAS